The region GTCGGGTCAGGCTGTCACCTTCTTTCAGGGCAAGGGCGCGATCGATCCCTGGCTGCGCCACCGTCGCATCGGCTTGCCGACGCGCTTGAGCGTCGAACACTTGCTGGCCAGCTCAGCCATTCCGCTGTTGTTTGCGCCAGTCAAGTTGGGCGAGGAATACTTTGGTGACGGTGCGGTTCGCCAATCGGCGCCCATCAGCCCGGCGCTGCACCTGGGGGCCAGCCGCGTGCTGGTGGTCGGGGTCAGCGGCAACCCTCAGCGGCCGCTGGAGGGTGAGTCGCGGGCGCGGGTGTTCAGCGGTCAGCAACCGAGCCTGGCGCAGATCGGCGGGCATATGCTCAACAGCACCTTCATCGACAGCCTGGAGGACGACATTGAGCTGTTGCAGCGCCTGAACCACCTCAGCCACCTGATGCCCGAGCACCTGGAACGCCGTCGCCTTGGCCTGGCGCCAGTCGATGTATTGGTGGTGGCCCCGAGTCAGCCGCTGGATGAAATCGCTGCACGCCATCGACGCGAGCTACCTGCGGCGCTGCGCCTGTTTCTGCGTGGCCCGGGGGCGACGAAAACCAGCGGTGCCGGTGTGCTCAGCTACCTGTTGTTCGAGGCGGGCTACTGCAGTGAGCTGATCGAGCTGGGGCGTCGCGATGCCCTGGCCAAGCGTCGGGAGTTGTGCAACTTCCTCGGCTTGCCCCAGGCCGCTGGCTGAGCAGGATTACTCGGCGATTTGTAGATGACGCGCTGCGGTGTACACGTAGCGGACTTTTTCATACTCGAATGGCGAGTTCAGTTGCCCATAGCGGAAGTTGGTGGTGTAGCGCTTGTCGATCGCGCGCAAAATCCACACTTCTGGATGGTTGCTGCTGACTTCGGCGACATTGAGGTAATTGATCCAGTTCTCAGCGCTGTAATCGACCACCAGCCCGCTGGTGTCACGCAAGTTCGAAGGGCCCAGGATTGGCAACATCAAGTAAGGACCGTCCGGCACGCCGTAGAAACCCAGGGTCTGACCGAAGTCTTCGCCTTGGTAGGGCAAGCCCATTTTCGTTGCCGGGTCCCACAGCCCGCCAACGCCGATGGTGGTATTGAGCAGCAAGCGTGCGGTGATCTCCATTGAGCGCTGGCCCTTGAACTGCAGCAGGCTGTTGAGCAAGTTGGGCACATCGCTCAGGTTGCTGAAGAAGTTGCTGACCCCGGTGCGCACAAAGCTTGGGGTGATGTAGCGATAGCCATCGACTACTGGCAGGAACACCCACTGATCGAAGCGATAGTTGAAGTGGTATATCCGCCGGTTCATCGACTCCAGCGGGTCGTAGACGTTGAGTGCCGCCAGGGTAGAGCGTTCGAACTCTCGCTGGTCCAGCCCCGGGTTGAATTTCAATTCCTTGAGTGGCTCGGTGAAGCCATCGGCTTCGACCACGCTGGCACGCGGCGCGACTTCATCAGCCTGGGCCAGGGCGCTGGCAAACAGTGCGGTGGCAATCAATAGGTGTTTAACCACGGAAAAACTCCAGCATGGCGTCGCTGTTGACGCGGTAGTTGAGGTTGCCGCAATGGCCGCCGTGGGGGTAAAGGGTCAAGCGATCGCCAAAGGTCTTGCGCAAAAAGCCAATGTCGCCGGGGCCGAGAATGACGTCATCAGCGTTGTGCATCACGGCTATTTTCGGGCTTTTTTGCAGGTAGTCCTGGAGCGCATAGAGGCTGACCTGATCGACCAGTTGCAACAAGCTGCCGCCATCGGTGCGTGCGCGCCACATGGGAATGACCTGGTCGGTCAGGTAGCAGTCGAAGTCACATTGCAGCGCACGCTTGAAAAACGGCGTGAGGCTACTGCCCTCGGTAATCGGATACTTGGGCGGAATGATCAGCCCGCGACGATTGATCAGATCGGAGGTGAAGGCGATGTCGGCGGCAGAGAAGCGAAACGAGGTGCCGATGAGCATTGCCATCTGTTCGTTGCTCAGATGTTGCCGCGATTGCTGGAAGTCATAGAGCAGGGCGTCGTTGAGGTCGATGTAGCCTTTCTGCTGGAAGTAGCGGGTGAGCTTGCTCAGTACCAGTTCATAGAAGGTGGTGCTGGTGCTGACGCCCTTGACCTCGGTTTGCACCATCTTGTCGAGGTTGCTGATCGAGGTGTACAGATTGACAGGTGGGTTGAGCAGCAGCACGCGCTTGAAGTTGAAGCTGCGTCGGGTTTCATCCAGGTGACTGACGAACGCGGCATCCAGTGCCCCCAGGCTGTAACCACTGAGGTAGTACTCGGTCACCGGCAATCGCGGATGTTGGGCGCGCACAGCTTGCATGACCCGGTAGAGGTCTTCGGCATCGTCCTGGCTAATGCCCGGCGTGGCGTAGCGCGACGCCGAGGTGATGAAGTCGAAGCTGGTTGGCGAGGACAACTGCACCACGTGGTAACCGGCTTTGTAAAAAAGCCGCTTGAGGTATTCGTTGATACTGCTGGAGTAGGGTGCGCCTGTACCGGCAATGAGAAATATCAGGGGGGCCGGGTGGTCTTGTCTAGCCAGGCGGTACTTGAGTTTCTTCACTGCCCAGAAATTATCGGGGAGGGTGAAGGCACGCTCCGGACGCAGATTCAGGCTGTAGTCGGATTGAGAGATATCATCGTCGGTGGGCAATTCCGGACGTAGGTCCGGGGGCGTGGTGGCGATGGTCGCTTCAAACGGATTGGTCAGCGGATAGCCGTAACTGGCGGCATCGATATCTTGTGCCGAAGCGGACGCACTCAGGAAAATGCCGCCCGCGAGGGCAGCGAGGCGTAGTAATCGAAGCATGACGGATCCCCAAAAAAGGCAACTGCAAATTGCGTAACGCAGGCTAGGACCATGATGTCCCTGGCAAAGTTGCCTGGCGCTCCGGCATTTATCGTCCCAGATGTTGCCGCTTTCATCTGTAGTGCGGCAACAATTGGTTCCATTTATCTTCAGTTCAAAGTAGCCGAGCTTGGCGCTTTTGCCTTGCATAGACGGCTCGGACCATTATGCTGGGCGCCGAATTCGAAGATTCCGGAGCATTGCATGTCTCGCCGTTTGCCGCTGATCCTATTGTTGCTATTTGTGCCCTTGTGGCTAGCGGCCAGTTACGGGGTGCGTTATGTGCTGATGGAAGATGCCCAATGGGTGGGTATCTGTGCCGAGCAGGCGCAACTGTGGGAATGCCAGGCACGCTCTACTTTGGGGTTGATGATTCACTTTCGGGTTATCGCCTGGACCGCGCTCGGTCTTGCGTTACTGGCACAAGTGCTGCCTGCCCGAGCGGGTTGGTGCCTGGCGGTACTGGCCTTGGTCTTCGGGATTCCGGCGCTGGTTTTGTACACCGCCAGCATCGCGGTGTTTGCAGTGGTACTGGCAGGATTGCGCCTGGTGCGCCGCTCGCGCTAATGAAGAATTCTCCCTCGTGGGAGCCGATTCAGCCGCGAAGGACTGCATAGCAGTCCCATCGCGGGCAAGAGCGGCCTCAAAAGACGCGCTCTCCCAACCTTGCGTTATCCCTGAACACGAGCCCGTAGACTGCGCCACAACGCCGCTACCATCAGCACACTGACGCCCGCCCATACCAGCGCCTGCTGGTTGCTCAAACCTTCACGGTACAGTTGCGGGGCGATACCTGCGCCAACAATAAAGGCCAGCAAGGCTATTTCTGCCCGCGGTCCGCGCACCGGACGCAGCAGGTAGACCACCGCCGGCAGAATCAATGCAGCGCTCGGGAAGCTGCGATAGCGCGGGTCAAACACCAGCGCCAGCATGCTCACCGCCGCAGCAAAACCTGCCGCCAGCAGCCACCAGCCAGCGCGCGCCTCAAGCCAGACAAAGAGCCGCTCGCGCCATCCGTCACGTTGCGCCAGCGCCAGCGCCGCGTGGGCCAGGACAAGCAGGTTCAACCCCGCCAGCAACACCGCCCAGATCCATTCGCCAACAAAGCGGCTGTTGATTCGTACCAGCTCACCCCAAAGACCAAGGCTCGCGGCACCAAGGGCTGCCAGTATCGGCAGCAACAAGGCTGCGCGGGTGCCGCGTACACGACCGGCCAGCAGCAGAGTGGCAGCAAACACCAGTACGCCTGCGATCAACCATTGAGGCCAGAACAGCAGATTGCTCACCGGGCCTTCGAGAATGCCCTTGTCCTGGCGGTCTGCATCGTACAGGCCCCAGTAACCCCCTACCGCGCCTTCGCTGGCACGTTTCCAGGGTTGGTCGAAGGCTTCGATCAGGTTGTAATGCCAGCCGTTCTGTTCGGCCATGGTGACGAAACCGCGAATGAACCGCGCTTCATTCACCCGGCTAGGCAATGCGGTTTCGCGTTGGCGACCCTCACTGGGCCATCCGGTTTCACCGATGACGATATCCTTGGGCGCAAAGCGGTTGCCGAACACCTGGCGAATCTCACCGACGTGCACCAGGGCATCGTCGATGCCCTTGGGATCATCTTCCCAGTAAGGCAGCAGGTGGATGGTGAGAAAGTCTACGGTGGGGGCGATTTCCGGATGCTGCAGCCAGAACTCCCAGACGTCGGCATACGTCACCGGCACACTGACCTGGCTTTTCACCTGTTTGATCAATGCAGCCAATTGCGGGCCGGTCACTTCCTTGCGCAGCAGGGCTTCGTTGCCGACGATTACTGCTTTGACCACATCCGGGTTGGCGTTGGCCGAGGCAATCAGGGCGTTGACCTCTTTTTGCGTATCGACCGGATTGGCGTTGATCCAGGCGCCGAGCATGACTTTCAAGCCATGCTTGCGAGCAAGCTCGGGAATGGCCTCCAGCCCCGTCATCGAATAGGTGCGAATGCATTCGAAGCGCTGGGAAAGCAATGCCAGGTCGGCGTCCATGCGCGCCGGGCGCAGTTTGAATGGCTGGTCGAACGGCGATTGGTCCTTGTCGAACGGGGTGTAGGAGGCGCACTGCAATTTGTGCGAGGCACTGGCGGCATCCGGCAGGACCACCGGCTGGCCCAGTCCATACCAGAGGCCTGCCAATGCAAACAGGCCAAGCAGGCAGGCGAATAGATACGGCAACAAGGGGAAGCGGGCAGTCGGGGACATGGATCGGACCGTCAGGGAGCAAAGCCGCCAATAGTACCTGCAAATGAGCCGGGCTAAAGCCTTGGGCGGAAAACTTGGCCAGGCTGCATGTTGCTTCATGTAACGGCACTAGTTGCTGGCGATGTGATGTCGCTTCTCGATGCCTAAAGGTCGTTGCCAGAGCAGGTCAGAGGGCGGTAGCGGTTGATGATGCAACTTCCGTGACGTGACGAGGGGAAGCTTTGATGAAAATGCGACGACTCCTGGGGGTGGGCACAGCCCTGGTAATGGCCATTGGCGCTGCACACGCGTCGGCCAAGGAAGTGAGCATCGGCTACGTCGATGGGTGGTCTGACAGTGTCGCCACCACCAACGTGGCTGCCGAAGTGATCAGGCAGAAGCTCGGTTATGACGTCAAACTGCAGGCCGTCGCCACCGGCATCATGTGGCAGGGTGTTGCCACCGGGAAGCTCGACGCCATGCTCTCGGCCTGGTTGCCGGTCACCCATGGTGATTACTGGACCAAGAACAAAGATAACGTTGTCGACTACGGCCCCAACTTCAAAGACGCCAAGATCGGCCTGATCGTCCCCGAGTACGTCAAGGCACAATCGCTGGCCGATCTGAAGACTGACGACAGCTTCAAACACAAAATCGTCGGCATCGATGCAGGCTCGGGGGTGATGCTCAAGACCGATCAGGCGATCAAGGACTACGACCTGACCGGCTACAAACTGCAGGCCAGCTCCGGCGCAGCGATGACCGCCGAACTGGGCCGCGCCTATGCCAAGCAGCAATCCATCGCCGTCACCGGTTGGGTGCCGCACTGGATGTTTGCCAAGTGGAAACTCAAGTTCCTCGACGATCCGAAAGGCGTTTATGGCGCCGCTGAAACGGTCAACAGCATCGGCAGTAAAGACCTGGATAAGAAGGCGCCCGAAGTCGCGGCCTTCCTGAAGAAGTTCCAGTGGCAGTCCAAGGATGAAATCGGCGAGGTCATGTTGGCCATTCAAGAGGGCGCAAAGCCTGAAGCTGCAGCCAAGGAATGGGTGGCCAAACACCCCGAACGCGTCGCGGAATGGATCGCCAAATAATAGCCTGAAGCCTCTATCGCGCACCCTCCAGGGCCGCAGCACTGACAACAGTGCTGCGGTCCTTGTCGTTCCTGGCTATTACCGAATCGGTAAAACAGTTTTGCATCTAAGACTAAGGTCGTCTGGAGTGCGTCCAA is a window of Pseudomonas sp. DG56-2 DNA encoding:
- a CDS encoding patatin-like phospholipase family protein; translated protein: MSAQPITGLILSGGGARAAYQVGVLAGIADLLPANAGNPFPVIVGTSAGAINAVTLASGAMHFADAIRRLTSFWQGFRSHQVLRSDWPGVIRQASRFVGHSLLGLGAPVPVALLDSSPLRQLLNEHLDINGIAQALEQQHLHAVAVTAFGYESGQAVTFFQGKGAIDPWLRHRRIGLPTRLSVEHLLASSAIPLLFAPVKLGEEYFGDGAVRQSAPISPALHLGASRVLVVGVSGNPQRPLEGESRARVFSGQQPSLAQIGGHMLNSTFIDSLEDDIELLQRLNHLSHLMPEHLERRRLGLAPVDVLVVAPSQPLDEIAARHRRELPAALRLFLRGPGATKTSGAGVLSYLLFEAGYCSELIELGRRDALAKRRELCNFLGLPQAAG
- a CDS encoding serine/threonine protein kinase — translated: MLRLLRLAALAGGIFLSASASAQDIDAASYGYPLTNPFEATIATTPPDLRPELPTDDDISQSDYSLNLRPERAFTLPDNFWAVKKLKYRLARQDHPAPLIFLIAGTGAPYSSSINEYLKRLFYKAGYHVVQLSSPTSFDFITSASRYATPGISQDDAEDLYRVMQAVRAQHPRLPVTEYYLSGYSLGALDAAFVSHLDETRRSFNFKRVLLLNPPVNLYTSISNLDKMVQTEVKGVSTSTTFYELVLSKLTRYFQQKGYIDLNDALLYDFQQSRQHLSNEQMAMLIGTSFRFSAADIAFTSDLINRRGLIIPPKYPITEGSSLTPFFKRALQCDFDCYLTDQVIPMWRARTDGGSLLQLVDQVSLYALQDYLQKSPKIAVMHNADDVILGPGDIGFLRKTFGDRLTLYPHGGHCGNLNYRVNSDAMLEFFRG
- a CDS encoding beta (1-6) glucans synthase is translated as MSPTARFPLLPYLFACLLGLFALAGLWYGLGQPVVLPDAASASHKLQCASYTPFDKDQSPFDQPFKLRPARMDADLALLSQRFECIRTYSMTGLEAIPELARKHGLKVMLGAWINANPVDTQKEVNALIASANANPDVVKAVIVGNEALLRKEVTGPQLAALIKQVKSQVSVPVTYADVWEFWLQHPEIAPTVDFLTIHLLPYWEDDPKGIDDALVHVGEIRQVFGNRFAPKDIVIGETGWPSEGRQRETALPSRVNEARFIRGFVTMAEQNGWHYNLIEAFDQPWKRASEGAVGGYWGLYDADRQDKGILEGPVSNLLFWPQWLIAGVLVFAATLLLAGRVRGTRAALLLPILAALGAASLGLWGELVRINSRFVGEWIWAVLLAGLNLLVLAHAALALAQRDGWRERLFVWLEARAGWWLLAAGFAAAVSMLALVFDPRYRSFPSAALILPAVVYLLRPVRGPRAEIALLAFIVGAGIAPQLYREGLSNQQALVWAGVSVLMVAALWRSLRARVQG
- a CDS encoding glycine betaine ABC transporter substrate-binding protein, translated to MKMRRLLGVGTALVMAIGAAHASAKEVSIGYVDGWSDSVATTNVAAEVIRQKLGYDVKLQAVATGIMWQGVATGKLDAMLSAWLPVTHGDYWTKNKDNVVDYGPNFKDAKIGLIVPEYVKAQSLADLKTDDSFKHKIVGIDAGSGVMLKTDQAIKDYDLTGYKLQASSGAAMTAELGRAYAKQQSIAVTGWVPHWMFAKWKLKFLDDPKGVYGAAETVNSIGSKDLDKKAPEVAAFLKKFQWQSKDEIGEVMLAIQEGAKPEAAAKEWVAKHPERVAEWIAK
- a CDS encoding VacJ family lipoprotein, which translates into the protein MVKHLLIATALFASALAQADEVAPRASVVEADGFTEPLKELKFNPGLDQREFERSTLAALNVYDPLESMNRRIYHFNYRFDQWVFLPVVDGYRYITPSFVRTGVSNFFSNLSDVPNLLNSLLQFKGQRSMEITARLLLNTTIGVGGLWDPATKMGLPYQGEDFGQTLGFYGVPDGPYLMLPILGPSNLRDTSGLVVDYSAENWINYLNVAEVSSNHPEVWILRAIDKRYTTNFRYGQLNSPFEYEKVRYVYTAARHLQIAE